GGTCAGACTCTTCTCTGCATCGCTGGCTCTTGTCAGATTGAAGCGCAATGTGAATGCAGCTGCGCGGCGCTTGTCCTTGGCAGTCACATCGACGGTCTTGGCCACAATCTCCATTAACTCCGGCTTGGAGAACCACGCCGTGCCTTCGGTAAGATTGCGCAGCATCTCGGAAATGCGCTCATTCGACTGCGCAGTTCCCTGCATAGTCACCAGCAAACCGTCTTGCTTGATGCTGCTGAGGTAGACGCCATCTGGCAATTGCTTCACCAGCTCATTGAGCATGTGCACCGGTAAGTTGCGATCAGACTGCAAGTCTTCCACAGCCTTCTGACGGGCACGCAACGCAGCAATTTCAGCCTCCAGGCCGTCAATTTCCTTGATCTGGGTTTCCAGAACCTTGATCTCGGAGCGCAGCAGATTGTTCTTGTTCTGCTGGCCTTCAATCATGATCTGGAAATACCAGTAAATCAGGCCTGCAATCAGCAGACCTGCAATCGCAGCCATCACCATATTGACCTGAAATGCCTCTTTTCGACGTTTCTTGGCGGCTTCGCGGTGCGGCAAAAGGTTAATCAATATCACTCTTGAAACCTCCGCATGGCCAGACCGCAAGAGGTTAAATAAGACGGTGCCTCACGCGCCATCTTCTTCAGGCGCACAGCACTGCCAATTTCCATGCCATCAAATGGGTTGGCAAGACTGCAAGCACATCCGGTCTGCTGACTGACGGCCTCTGCCAAGCCAGGCAAGGACGCAGAGCCCCCTGCCAGCAAGACATGGTCAACACGGTTGTACGGCGTGCTGGTAAAGAAAAACTGCAGCGCGCGAGCCACCTCCTGCGTCAGGCTCTGCACAAAAGGTTTGAGCACGCCTGTTGCGTAATCGTCAGGCAGTTCACCACTACGTTTTTTTGCCTCGGCCTCTTCCGGTGAAAAGCCGTACTGCCGCGCAATCAGCTGCGTCAGCTGCGCGCCACCAAAGGCCTGATCACGCTCATACAGCACTTCGTCGTTGCGCAGCACCTGCATACTGGTGGTCATAGCGCCCACCTCAAACAGCGCAACCACGGCATCCTGCCCGGCGTTGCTCAGTCTTGAGACCAGGCGTGTCGCAGCCATTCGAGCCGCATAGGGCTCAATATCCACCACAACGGGCTTCAAGCCAGCGGCTTCTGCCAAGCCCTGACGGTCTTGAACTTTTTCCTTGCGCGAGGCGGCAATCAGCACATCCACGTCACCCGAAGATACCGACGATGGGCCGATGACACAAAAGTCCAGACTCACCTCATCAAGTGAAAACGGAATGTACTGATTGGCCTCAGATTCGACCTGCACTTCCATTTCCAACTCAGACAAGCCGGCGGGCAAAGTGATTTTCTTGGTAATCACTGCGGCAGCAGGCAGAGCCATTGCCACCTGCTTTGTGCGTGTGCCGCTTTTTTTAACCAGACGACGAACAGCCTCTGCGACTTCGTCAAATTTTTCAATGTTGCCGTCGGTAATCCAGCCTTTTTCAAGAGGCTCGATCGCACAACGCTCAAGTTGCCACTCACCTGACTTGCTTTTGGTCAGTTCAACCAACTTCACGCTGGAGGAGCTGACATCAATGCCAAGCAATGGTGCAGGCTGACGGCTGAATAAAGAACTCAGAGCAATCAACGTGCCCCCCTAGATTGTAAGAATGGAAACAAAAGCCAGCAATACATGGGAATCCTAGCAGCAAGCTATAGCAACACACGCTTTGCTGTAGCCATTTCCCAGGCATTTCGTGGTCAAAAAAAGACAACCTTGTGTAACATCAAACAGGCATACAGCAGCATCCACTCATGCAACAGTGCTTACCCTGTGCTTTAGGATTCAGCCAACGTGTGACATCCACATCGTCACAAAGATGCTTTTCTGGAGGGGATTTCTATAATGCCCCACCCCTTGCTCATACTGCGAAATGCCGCCATCAGAACATTCTGCTCATCAGGCTCCAGCGCCTGGCTCCAAAGCTCCTAAAAAACGCATGCACTGGTTGCTACGCTCCATCTTCTGGCTCATGGGCCTTGCAGTTGCGGGCGCGCTGGCAGTGTTGCTGGCTGTCGCTGTAGCGCTGGCCATGGCCTACCCTAACCTTCCTGACGTCTCCGAGTTGGCGGATTACCGTCCCAAGCTGCCGCTGCGGGTGTACTCCAGCGAAGGTGCTCTGCTAGGCGAATTTGGTGAAGAGCGCCGCACACTGACGCCGATTCAAGAAATTCCCAAGGTCATGACCAATGCGGTGCTGGCCATTGAAGACACGCGCTTCTTTGAGCATGGTGGCGTGGACTACAAGGGCATGCTGCGCGCCGCACTCGCCAATCTGGGCAAGGTCAAAAGCCAAGGCGCATCCACCATCACCATGCAGGTGGCGCGCAATGTGTACCTGACCTCCGAGAAGACATACACCCGCAAGATCTACGAAATTCTGCTGACCTTCAAGTTAGAGCACCTGCTCACCAAGGAGCAGATTCTTGAGATCTACATGAACCAGATCTTTCTGGGCAATCGTGCCTATGGCTTTGCTGCGGCCAGCGAAGCGTATTTCGGCCACCCCCTGAAAGACATCACCGTTGCTGAAGCCGCCATGCTGGCGGGTCTCCCCAAAGCCCCGTCTGCTTACAACCCGATCAGCAACCCCAAGCGCGCCCGCATTCGCCAGCTCTACATCATTGAGCGCATGGAAGAAAACGGATTCATCACCGCCGAGCAAGCCAAGCAGGCCAAAGAAGAGCCACTCAAGCTGCGAACCGCCTCCAATTCCACCCGCGTTCATGCTGAATACGTGGCGGAAATGGCGCGCCAACTGATCTTTGCCCAATACGGCAACGATGCGTACACGCGCGGTCTGAACGTTTACACCACCCTTAATGCAGGTGAGCAAGAAGCCGCGTACAAAGCTCTGCGCGAAGGCATCATGAACTACGAGCGCCGCCAGAAGTACCGCGGCCCTGAAAAATTCATCACCCTGCCCAGCAATCCGCAGGAGCTGGAAGAAGCGATTGACGATGTGCTGGCCAATCACCCCGACAACGGCGATGTGATTGCCGCCGTGGTGCTCGAAGCCTCACCTCGCAAGATCATGGCTGCACGCGCTGACGGCACACACTTTGACATTACCGGCGACAACCTGAAACCAGCCGAGTCCGGACTTAGCCCCAAGGCACCTCCGAACATCAAGATCCGTCCTGGTGCGGTGATCCGTGCTGTCAAAAATGCCAAGGGTGCATGGGAAATCACCCAGTTGCCTGAAGTGGAAGGCGCATTTGTCGCTGTGTCCACCCAATCCGGCGCAATCCGTGCCTTGGTGGGTGGCTTTGACTTTGAAAAGAACAAGTTCAACCACGTGACTCAGGCTTGGCGCCAGCCCGGATCCAGCTTCAAGCCCTTTATCTACTCGGCAGCGCTGGAGCATGGCTTCTCGCCCGCAACCATGATCAATGACGCGCCGATCTTCTTTAGCGCAGCAACCACCGGCGGCCAGCCTTGGGAGCCCAAGAACTACGACGGCACCTATGCAGGCCCCATGACCATGCGCACGGGCTTGAACAAGTCCAAGAACATGATTTCCATTCGCCTGCTGCAGGCAATTGGCCCCAAGACCGGCCAGGAATGGGCTACACGCTTTGGCTTTGAAGCCTCCAAGCAGCCCGCTTACCTGACCATGGCTTTGGGTGCAGGCTCCGTCACGCCGCTGCAAATGGCAGGTGCCTACTCGGTCTTCGCCAATGGCGGCCACCGCCTCAATCCCTGGCTGATTGCTCGCGTCACAGACCACAAGGGCCGAATCCTGTCCGAGTTCACTCCCCCACCCCTCAGTGACCTGCCCCAGGCCATTCCTGAGCGCAATGCCTTCATCACTGGCACCTTGCTTAACGATGTGGCGCGTGTGGGTACCGCCGCCAAGGCTCAGGCCACGCTCAAGCGCCCCGATCTGTACGGCAAGACCGGTACGACGAATGATTCTGTGGATGCCTGGTTTGCCGGTTATCAGCCCAGCATCTCGGCCGTCTCATGGATTGGTTACGACACGCCCCGTAATCTGGGCTCCCGTGAAACCGGTGGCGGCCTGAGCCTGCCTATCTGGATTAGCTTCATGCAGCACGCACTCAAGGGTGTCCCTGTGGCTGAGGTACAAGTACCTCCTGGTGTGGTCAATATGGGCGGCGACTGGTACTACGAAGAAAATGCCCGCAGTGGCGGCATCTCCAGCCTGGGCATGGAAGCGTCTGTGCCTTCCAATGGCGATAACGCAGGACCCGGCGCAACACCTGCACCCGCTTCTGAAGAACGCAGCCGAATCTTGGATCTGTTCAGGAATTAAGCCCGCAAAAACAAAAGCCTGCCTCTCATCGAGGCAGGCTTTTTTCATTCAGCACCTAAGATTTATTAGCCCAGCGCTTTGAATTCCAGCGACATAGCCGACTGCTCGCTTGCATATTGCGTCAGGTTGGCAAAGAACTCGCCTGCGCCCTTGGTGTCCATCCAGGCATTTTTCTCTTCGTCAAAGCGATAGTGAAAGCCGCCCGCCTTGGCCGCCAGCCAGATTTCGTGCAAGGGCTTTTGCTGGTTGATCACAATCTGGCTACGGTTCTCAAAAACCAGTGTCACCAGGCCACCCACGCGCTGTGCATCAAGGTCAGCATCGGTTTCGTCGTTGATGCGGTCACAGCATTGCTCCACAGCCATCAGTAGTTGATCAGCGCGGTCCAGATATTCAAGGTCAGTCATTACAATTTGCCCATGTTGAAAGCCACCCAAATTTTAGTCAGGAGCATTGCCCTTGCAGCTTGTGCGGCGTCCATCGCTTCACTTTCCGCCTGTGGACAAAAAGGCCCGCTCTTTTTACCGACCGATCCAGCCGCTCAAGGCCGAGCCACCTTGCCGGAAGCACTGGGCATTTCGTCTCCTAAAACGCCCGGCACAGCAGCGCCTGTGGTGAAGCCTTCATCGCCAGCAGATACAGAGAACTCCGCCGAGACAGATGCCAAGCCCTGAGGCTTGATAAACATCAACACTCTGTTCAGGGTTCAACTCTAGAGTGAGGCATCTTGTCCTTTGACAACCTGCCATGCCCATAGAGCTTTACCGCGACAAAACCCATGCCTGCCTGATGTTCACCGACCTCATCGAGGAAGACGGTCAGGCCATTCAGGCCAATCAGTTCCTGATCGTGGACAACAGCACAGGAGCCATCATCGACCCCGGTGGTAATCTGGCCTTTAACGAGTTGTTCATGGGCATGTCCCGCCACTTTCCACCGCAAAAGCTCGCCTATGTGGTCGCGTCGCATGCGGACCCGGACATCATCGCCTCGCTTGATCGCTGGATGACCAGCACCCGTGCCCAGCTCGTCATCTCGCGGATCTGGGAGCGTTTTGCGCCGCACTTCACCAAAGTGGGCAAGACGGAAAACCGCGTGATCGGCGTGCCAGATGCCGGTGGCCGTTTGCCGCTGGGCAATAGCGAGCTGGTACTGCTGCCTGCACACTTTTTGCATGCAGAAGGCAACTTCCACTTCTACGACCCCATCAGCAAGATTCTGTTTACGGGCGATCTGGGGGTGTCTTTGACTACTGGCGCTGAGGCACAAAAACCTGTGACCGACCTGGTGCCCCATATTGCGCGTATGGAAGGCTTTCACCGCCGCTACATGGTCTCCAACAAGATTTTGCGGTTGTGGGTTCAGATGGCACGCCAGCTGCCCATCGAAATGATCGTGCCCCAGCACGGCGCGCCCATCATGGGCAAGCAGGCGATTGGCGATCTGTTCAACTGGCTTGAAGGCTTGCAGTGCGGTATTGACTTGTTCGATCAACGCGCCTACCAGCTGCCCAGCGCAGAGATTGACCCCGTGTCGCGCCAGGTGCGCCCACCGCTGCGTGCCGTGGCAGGCTGATCATTTTTTGATAGCACGCACCGCACGCCAGGCAAGCAAAGTACTGAGAATGGCTGCATAAACAGCCACCTCGGCAAAGTTGTTCTTGCCAGCGCGCATCCAGAAGAAATGCAGCAGTGCCAGCGGCACCGTGGCGTAGACCGCACGGTGCAGCCACTGCCAGCGCTTACCGCCCAGCGCCTTGAGCATGAACTTGGGCGAGGTTGCGGCCAGCACCAGCAGCACCAGCCAGGTGGTGAAGCCCACCAAAATAAACGGGCGTTTGGGAATATCGGCCACGATATCGCCCCAATCCAGCCCCATGTCAAACCATGCGTAGCAAAGCAGGTGCAGGCAGGCGTAGAAGAACACGTACAGACCCAGCATGCGCCGATAACGCACCAGCAGATTCCAGCCTGTGAGCTGACGCAGCGGCGTCACCGCCAGCACGATGCAGAGAAAACGCAAAGTCCAGTCACCAGTCTGGCGCAGCAAAGCCTCCGCAGGGTTGGCCCCCAGCCCATCGGTAAATGCCGCATAGAAAAGCCATGCGAAGGGCAGCAGGCACAGCGTAAAGACCAGCGGCTTGGCCCAGGGCTTGAGCAACCAAGCCTGCATCAGTAGAACTTCTTCAAGTCCATGCCTGCGTACAGCTGCGCGACCTGATCGCCGTAGCCGTTGAACATCAGCGTTTTGCGCTTTTTGGCGAACAAGCCGCCTTCGCCAATACGGCGCTCGGTGGCCTGGCTCCAGCGGGGGTGATCCACCTCGGGGTTCACGTTGGAGTAAAAGCCATACTCATTGCGCGCGGCCTTGTTCCAGGCGGTGCCGGGCTCTTTGTCCGTCAGGCGAATCGCCACCAGTGACTTGGCGCTTTTAAAGCCGTATTTCCAAGGCACAACCAGCCGCACCGGCGCGCCGTTCTGGTTGGGCAGTACCTCGCCATACATGCCAAAGGCCAGCAGCGTCAACGGATGCATGGCTTCATCCAGTCTCAACCCTTCGGTATAGGGCCAGTCCAGCACACCACTTCTAAGGCCTGGCATCTGCGCCTTGTCGGCCAGGGTGACAAATTCCACATACTTGGCGCTGGAAAGTGGCTGCACCTTTTTGAGCAATTCAGACAGCGAGTAGCCCACCCACGGGATGACCATGGACCAGCCCTCTACGCAGCGCAGACGATAAATGCGCTCTTCCTGCGCGCTTAGCTTGAGCAGGCTGTCGATATCCAGCGTCTGCGGCTTTTGCACCAGACCTTCGATACGTACCGTCCACGGCCGGGTCTTCAGCGTGCTGGCATTGCGGGCCGGTTCGCCTTTATCCAGTCCGAACTCGTAGTAGTTGTTGTAGCTCGTGGCGTCTTTGTAGGCCGTGGCGGCTTCCACCGTCATTGCACCTGAGACTTTGCTGGGCTGGCCTTTCAGAGCGGGAAGGTGAGCGCGCTCAGCCTCCGCTGCCAATGCATCGCGCCCGGCCCAACTGGCAAGTGCAGCGCCTGCGGCCCCCGTGGCCAATGTCTGCATAAAGGCTCGTCGCTGCAGATATTGCGTCTGCGAGGTGATTTCGCTGTTCAGCGAATGGACAAAGCCTTGGTTGTTATTGCGTATCAGCATGTTGTGCTCCAGGTACTCACAACAGAGTACCAATGACTTCAGAGCAGCGCCAGTCAGCAAAGTTCCACGCCTGCAGTTCTATAAAAAAGGAGCTTCTCACGCCTGTTATCTATAGGCTTCAATACCAAAAGATATTGAAACCCATAAGATTCAAGCGCAAGAAGCTCCTTTTTTGGGAGTGCTTGGTTTAAGACTTACAGCTCGCCGTAGCTATGCAGACCGGACAGGAACATGTTCACACCCAGGAAAGCGAAGGTAGTGACAGCCAGACCGGCCAGCGCCCACCAGGAAGAGACTGTGCCGCGCAGGCCCTTCATCAGGCGCATGTGCAACCAGGCGGCGTAGTTGAGCCAGACAATCAGCGCCCAGGTTTCCTTGGGGTCCCAGCTCCAGTAGCCACCCCATGCTTCAGCTGCCCACAGGGCGCCCAGCACCGTGGCAATGGTGAAGAAGGCAAAGCCAACCGCAATGGCCTTGTACATCACGTCGTCCAGAATTTCGAACGAAGGCAGACGCGCGGCAATGCGCTTGCGGGCCAGCAAGATACCAGCCACGATCAGCGCGGAGATACCGAAGTACACCATCCAGTAGCTGCCGCCGTTTTCGGTCGCACCCTTGCGAAAGACGATGGGCTCGAAACACAGCACCACGCCCAGCAGCCACAGCGGGGCCAGCTTGTACCACTTGGTCTCTGTCGCCTGCTGCTTGATGAGGTAGGCAAACGCCACCATGGCCGACAGCGCAAACGTGCCGTAACCAATGAAGTTGGCAGGCACGTGCAGCTTCATCCACCAGCTTTTGAGGGCAGGCACCAGAGGCTGAATCTCATGTGCCTGACGCACCAGCGTGTACCAGAGCAAGAAACCGACGGCAGCGCTGACGACCAGCATTACAAAGCCGCCCAGAGCGCGGGTATCGTAATGATGCTCGTAGTACAGGTAGAACAGCGCCGTCATCCAGCAGAACATCACGAACACTTCGTAGAGGTTGCTGACGGGGATGTGACCAATGTCCACACCCAGCAGATAGCTCTCGTACCAGCGCACCATGGTGCCGACCAGCGCAAGAACCACCGCCAGCCATGCCAGGCGTGAACCCAGCAGCGACATGACGGATTGCTCGCTCTTGGCAAACACGCCCACCCAGTAAAAGATGGTGCTGATAAAGAACACCATGCTCATCCACAGAATGGCGGACTGGCTGGAAAGGAAGTATTTCAGGCCAAAGACCGTTTCAGATCGCGCCAGCTCGCCGCCTTCGGCCCCTTGATACAGGCCAACTGCCATGAGCGAGAAGCCCGCCACGGTCAGCATCAGCACGGCCAGCGGTCGCCAGAACCAGCCCAGCCAGATCATGGCGGGTATGGCGGCAAGCAAGATGCCTTTCTCATACACATCCATATAGGCGGCATAACGCTGCAGCGCATAGCCCAGCCCCACGACCACCACGACCGCAAACAACCAGTCAAACCAGTTGCGGCGGGCGAGGTAGCCTTCGTTCAGTGTCAGTGTCGTGGTTGCGGTGTTCATACAGAACCTCCGGGAGTCTTCTTTTGTACGGGTGTGGCCCCGATCAACTTATCGGCCAGCATGGTGAATTCGCGGTCGCCATCCATGGTCTTGCGATTGGTGGACAAGGCCATATTGGCACGACTTGCGCCATTCGATGGGGTCAGCCAGATCCAGATACGGCGGTCACGCACATACAGCATGGCAAATACGCCAATGATCAGGAACAGGCAGCCCAGGTAAACAATATTCTTGCCAGGGGCACGTGCCACCTGGAATACGCTGGCCTGCACCTGCGTGAAGTCCTTCATCATGAAGATCACGGGCGCAGGGTAGAACTGGGCATCGCTGAGCGAGAAGACAGACTGGGTCATGAAGGCCTGCGTCTTCTCATCATTCTCAAAGGGCTTGTGCCCGGCCTGCTGACGCACCTGCTGGGCCAGCTCGAAAAGCACGCCATTCAGAATGCGCACCAGCACCTCGCCGGCGCGCTCGCGCTCAGCTTCGGGGACATTGCTGTCCATGAAGTTGGAAATGGCTTGCAGGCCACCCAGAGGCTTGCCCTCGGGGCCCTTGATCTTGCTGTCCTGTCCGGCAAACAGCTCCAGCGCCTTGAGAGCGGACTGGGTCAGCGGCTCGGCCAGTTCAGGTCGGGACACATCCACGGCCTTTTGCACATAGGCGCGTGCGGCCTTTTCAGCCAGCACCTTGTTCTGCATGGCCTGACGCAGGTTCAGGAAGGTGTCCATCGTGCCTTCGGGGTCAGCAGGCACACGCAGATAGCGCAGCTCTTCTGCGGGGTTTTCGCGCACGCCCAGCAGGAAGACGGGCTGACCTTCGCCCGTATCCACCGGCAGCATGTAGTTCTGGAACTCACGCGCCTGACCCGAGGCATCGCGCAGCTTGTAGCCCACGCTGGGGCCAATATTGCGCAAGTCTTTCTTATCCGTAGTCTTATGGGCAGCGCCCAGACGGTCATCAATGGCCTGCTTCAGGTCAACCTTGCGCACATCAGTGCCCGCCGCTCCGCCCTTGTTCTGCCCGCCAAAATTTTCGACGTTGATGGTGCGCAGCGCTGTGTATTCCAGCGTGACCTTGTCTTGCGAGCCATCGGCCAGCTTGCGCACGAATTCGGTGGAATTGCCGATAACGCCTTCCACATCAAAGGGCTGCGAAATGCCGTCCATAGGCACGGCATGCAGCTTGACGGTGGAGCCACCGTCATCAAAGCTGCTTTGGTAGATCTCAATGCCTTTGTAGCTGGCCGGATGATTCACCTCGATACGCTTTTCCAGCTTTTCGCCGGTTTCGCGGTCATGAATCACGACTTCGCTGGCAAACAGCTTGGGCATGCCAGTGGAGTAGTACTCCACGATGAATTTCTTGAGCTCTACAGAAAATGGCAGCTCTTGCAGCAAGATGCCGTCTGATTGATTCAAGATAGCAGTACCCGACTGCGTTCCTTCAGACACCATGAGGTTGCCGCGGAACGTCGGGTTCTTGAGGGAGAGGCGGTGCTCAGGCGCCACATCCGAAATCATGCCGCCGCCGGTATATGGCGTCTTGCCACCCAGCAGCATCTGGGCGCGCACCACCAAGTCACCGTCGAACAGACCGCCAATACAGATCAGCACGATGGCGGAGTGGGCAGCGATATAACCCAGCTTGTTGGCAGAACCCGCTTTGGCAGCCAGCATCCAGCCTGTGCCGGGGCCTGCTGCCGTATCGCGCTGCTGCATCTTGACCTTCCAGCCACCCTTTACCAGTTGCTGGCCAATGCGCTTGGCCGCTTCTTCGGTGCTGCCGGGCACATCAGCCTCGGCACGGTGACCAAAAGCCTTCAGGCTTTGCTCGCGAATGTTTTCCTTGTAATTGCGGATATCAGCCAAATACTTGGGAGCATGGCGACTCACGCACAGCGAGGTGCTGATCACCAGAAACGCCAGAATCAGCAAGAACCACCAGGCGCTGTAAACCGCATTGAGCTTGAGCGCCAGAAACAATTGCGCCCAGAAGGGGCCAAACTGGTTGACATAGTTGACCAATGGCTCGTGTTGCTTGAGCACCGTACCAATGACCGATGCAATGCAGATCACCGTCAGCAGTGAAATCGCAAAACGCATGGAGCCCAGCAACTCCGTGGCCGCGCGCACGGCCGGTGAGCGGGAGGAGTCACGATCGGAAAGTGGAAGGTCTGACATGAACGAGTTGAAGTATCCGGACGCAAAAAGGCGGGGCCACCTGCTGAATTAGCCGGTGGACCCGCCTGACTTGGGGGATGAAAAATGCCTGAAAGTTCCCGGAGTCACCCCAGAATCTGGTGAAAGGATTTTTAACGCAAGCCAGCTATATAGTCTGCCACGGCCTTGATTTCGCGATCATTAAGCTTTGCAGCAACCTGAACCATGGGAATGCTATTGGTGCGCTGGCCTTCGCGAAAAGCAATCAGTGTTTTAACGGTGTAATCAGCATGCTGACCTGACAAACGCGGGTACTGGGCCGGAATGCCTGCACCGTTGGGACTGTGGCAGCCAGCGCAGGCCGCAACCTGGCGCTCCTGAATACCACCACGGTAAATGCGCTCACCCAGGGCAATCGAATCCTTGTCCTTGGAGAACCCATTCTTGGGGGCCTGTGTGTGCAGCCAGGCGGAGATATTCTTCATATCACCATCGCTCAGCGACGCGGCAAAGCCCTTCATTACCGGATCATTGCGCTTGCCGTCTTTAAACTCGCGCAGCTGTTTGACCAGATACTCTGGGTGTTGCCCTGCCAGCTTAGGCTGCAGGGGAATGGTTGAATTGCCATCAGCAGCATGGCAGGAGGCGCAAACCGCCCCATAACTGGCTTGCCCTTTGGCAGCATCTGCTTTAACAGGTGTTTCTCCCGCAGAAAATGCAGGAAAGGCAGGTGCTGCGAAAATAACAGCAGTCAGCAAAGAGGCAAGCAACTTCATATCGAGGGGCTGGGTCTATTGTTGAGAGTGCGAATCCTCGAAATTCTACAATGGGCCTCCCTGAAATAGTTACCGTCATGACCCATGCTTCCCCGGATACCACAGCCGGAAATACACATTCTTTGATCGACAGCAAGCTTGCGATGGGCTGGATGCACACTGCGCGCTTCTTTACCACCGCAGCCCAGCTCAACCAGCTGCCTCCGATCAATGTGCCCGAGATCGCCTTTGTGGGCCGATCCAACGCCGGCAAGTCCACCGCCATCAACACGCTGACTCAGCAAAAGCAACTGGCCTTTGCCTCCAAGAAGCCCGGCCGCACCCAGCACATCAACCTGTTTTCCCTCGGTAAACAAGGTGTGACTGACGCGATACTGGCTGACTTGCCCGGCTACGGCTACGCCGCTGTGTCCCGCGAAGACAAGCAGCGCTGGCAGCGCGTGATGCTCAATTACTTGATGGAGCGCGAAAGCCTCACGGCCGTGGTGCTGCTGTGCGATCCACGCCTGGGCCTGACTGAGCTGGATGAAGCCCTGCTCGAAGCCATCCGGTCCCGCGTCGAAGCCGGCCTGAAGTTCCTGATCGTGCTGACCAAGGCCGACAAGCTGACCCGCGCCGAGCAGGCCAAGATTCTCTCCATCACCAAGCTCAATGCAGGCGGCGGTGAGGTGCGTTTGTTCTCTGCCCTCAAAAAGCAGGGTGTGGACGACGTGGCCCAGTTGCTGTGGCACTGGTGCCACCCCGAGGGATTGCCCCAGGCAGCTCCCGTCGCCGAAGCGACGCCTGCAAACAACGCCCCTGCGCAAAATCAGCCCTAGGCGCTTATTTGGCAAGCGCCAGAAGCTACAAACAGGAGAGCTTCATGGTTACGACTTGCATGCACCCACTGGCGACAGGCATCACGCTTGAATGCCGCACCAGCGGCCAGCCCGGCCAGCCTCTTCTGCTGTTTCTGCACGGCTTTCCCGAAGGGGCTTTTATCTGGGATGAGCTGCTGGAGCACTTTGGTGCCAGCTACCGCTGCGTAGCGCCTAACCTGCGCGGCTATGGCCGCTCCAGCCAGCCCAGCGCCATCAGCGACTACCGCGCCAAGCATCTGGTTGATGACCTGGCCGCCTTGATCGC
The sequence above is drawn from the Comamonas sp. 26 genome and encodes:
- the ccsB gene encoding c-type cytochrome biogenesis protein CcsB produces the protein MNTATTTLTLNEGYLARRNWFDWLFAVVVVVGLGYALQRYAAYMDVYEKGILLAAIPAMIWLGWFWRPLAVLMLTVAGFSLMAVGLYQGAEGGELARSETVFGLKYFLSSQSAILWMSMVFFISTIFYWVGVFAKSEQSVMSLLGSRLAWLAVVLALVGTMVRWYESYLLGVDIGHIPVSNLYEVFVMFCWMTALFYLYYEHHYDTRALGGFVMLVVSAAVGFLLWYTLVRQAHEIQPLVPALKSWWMKLHVPANFIGYGTFALSAMVAFAYLIKQQATETKWYKLAPLWLLGVVLCFEPIVFRKGATENGGSYWMVYFGISALIVAGILLARKRIAARLPSFEILDDVMYKAIAVGFAFFTIATVLGALWAAEAWGGYWSWDPKETWALIVWLNYAAWLHMRLMKGLRGTVSSWWALAGLAVTTFAFLGVNMFLSGLHSYGEL
- a CDS encoding cytochrome c biogenesis protein ResB → MSDLPLSDRDSSRSPAVRAATELLGSMRFAISLLTVICIASVIGTVLKQHEPLVNYVNQFGPFWAQLFLALKLNAVYSAWWFLLILAFLVISTSLCVSRHAPKYLADIRNYKENIREQSLKAFGHRAEADVPGSTEEAAKRIGQQLVKGGWKVKMQQRDTAAGPGTGWMLAAKAGSANKLGYIAAHSAIVLICIGGLFDGDLVVRAQMLLGGKTPYTGGGMISDVAPEHRLSLKNPTFRGNLMVSEGTQSGTAILNQSDGILLQELPFSVELKKFIVEYYSTGMPKLFASEVVIHDRETGEKLEKRIEVNHPASYKGIEIYQSSFDDGGSTVKLHAVPMDGISQPFDVEGVIGNSTEFVRKLADGSQDKVTLEYTALRTINVENFGGQNKGGAAGTDVRKVDLKQAIDDRLGAAHKTTDKKDLRNIGPSVGYKLRDASGQAREFQNYMLPVDTGEGQPVFLLGVRENPAEELRYLRVPADPEGTMDTFLNLRQAMQNKVLAEKAARAYVQKAVDVSRPELAEPLTQSALKALELFAGQDSKIKGPEGKPLGGLQAISNFMDSNVPEAERERAGEVLVRILNGVLFELAQQVRQQAGHKPFENDEKTQAFMTQSVFSLSDAQFYPAPVIFMMKDFTQVQASVFQVARAPGKNIVYLGCLFLIIGVFAMLYVRDRRIWIWLTPSNGASRANMALSTNRKTMDGDREFTMLADKLIGATPVQKKTPGGSV
- a CDS encoding cytochrome c; its protein translation is MKLLASLLTAVIFAAPAFPAFSAGETPVKADAAKGQASYGAVCASCHAADGNSTIPLQPKLAGQHPEYLVKQLREFKDGKRNDPVMKGFAASLSDGDMKNISAWLHTQAPKNGFSKDKDSIALGERIYRGGIQERQVAACAGCHSPNGAGIPAQYPRLSGQHADYTVKTLIAFREGQRTNSIPMVQVAAKLNDREIKAVADYIAGLR
- the yihA gene encoding ribosome biogenesis GTP-binding protein YihA/YsxC; protein product: MTHASPDTTAGNTHSLIDSKLAMGWMHTARFFTTAAQLNQLPPINVPEIAFVGRSNAGKSTAINTLTQQKQLAFASKKPGRTQHINLFSLGKQGVTDAILADLPGYGYAAVSREDKQRWQRVMLNYLMERESLTAVVLLCDPRLGLTELDEALLEAIRSRVEAGLKFLIVLTKADKLTRAEQAKILSITKLNAGGGEVRLFSALKKQGVDDVAQLLWHWCHPEGLPQAAPVAEATPANNAPAQNQP